A single genomic interval of Polaribacter vadi harbors:
- a CDS encoding TetR/AcrR family transcriptional regulator: MARKKQYNEDEVVEKAMRLFWKNGYETTSMQMLEKEMGINKFSIYASFGNKHGLFLESIKCYKEITKSLFDDLRKNKNGIDGIKQFFYDSVAINQQEGNHKGCLVTNTYNEFAENDDLIIKEQMTVFMDTLKEIFIEKLSMDASKDAATIVKQANYLVLAKHGLAAASRVNTQKEIEDYIEMIFKNL; encoded by the coding sequence ATGGCAAGAAAAAAACAATATAACGAAGATGAAGTAGTCGAAAAAGCAATGCGCCTTTTTTGGAAGAATGGCTATGAAACAACTTCTATGCAAATGCTCGAAAAAGAAATGGGCATTAACAAGTTTTCTATCTACGCTAGTTTTGGAAATAAACACGGTCTTTTTTTGGAAAGCATTAAGTGTTATAAAGAAATAACGAAAAGCTTGTTTGATGATTTAAGGAAAAACAAAAATGGTATTGATGGTATCAAACAGTTTTTTTATGATTCTGTTGCTATCAATCAACAAGAAGGGAACCATAAAGGGTGTTTGGTAACGAACACTTACAATGAGTTTGCTGAAAATGATGATCTGATTATCAAAGAACAAATGACGGTATTTATGGATACTTTAAAAGAGATATTCATTGAGAAATTAAGCATGGACGCCTCTAAAGACGCAGCAACAATTGTAAAGCAAGCCAATTATTTGGTTTTAGCAAAACATGGATTAGCAGCGGCTTCTCGAGTAAACACTCAAAAAGAAATAGAAGATTATATAGAAATGATCTTTAAAAACCTATAA
- a CDS encoding DsbA family oxidoreductase, producing the protein MTKILKIDIVSDVVCPWCTIGYKRLEKAITELGVEDQVDITWQPFELNPNMPAEGQNVNEHITEKYGSTTAQQNESKKMMTEAGAELGFKFDYFDGMRMVNTFDAHVLLEYAKDYGKQTELKMTLTKAFFSDRKDVSTKEVLKEALLSVGLDADKALAKLDDEAARSAVRDQQNYWKNMGVNSVPTIVFNRKSAVTGAQPVATFKQVLTELLAE; encoded by the coding sequence ATGACAAAAATATTAAAAATAGATATCGTATCCGATGTTGTATGTCCTTGGTGTACCATTGGCTACAAACGTTTGGAAAAAGCAATTACAGAACTTGGGGTAGAAGACCAAGTAGACATTACATGGCAACCTTTTGAACTGAATCCCAACATGCCAGCTGAAGGACAGAATGTAAACGAGCATATTACCGAAAAATATGGATCAACCACAGCCCAACAAAATGAATCGAAAAAAATGATGACTGAAGCTGGTGCTGAACTCGGTTTTAAGTTTGATTATTTTGATGGAATGCGCATGGTCAACACATTTGATGCCCATGTTTTATTAGAATATGCCAAAGATTACGGAAAGCAAACCGAACTAAAGATGACCCTGACAAAAGCCTTTTTCAGCGATCGTAAAGATGTTTCTACAAAAGAAGTTTTAAAAGAGGCTCTTTTAAGTGTTGGTTTGGATGCAGACAAAGCATTGGCAAAATTAGACGATGAGGCAGCTCGTTCAGCAGTTAGAGACCAACAAAACTATTGGAAAAATATGGGAGTAAACTCTGTACCTACCATTGTTTTTAACCGTAAAAGTGCTGTTACAGGTGCACAACCTGTTGCTACTTTTAAGCAAGTATTAACAGAATTACTGGCTGAATAA
- a CDS encoding App1 family protein, translating into MKIDISIYRGYMNDKELLISGHVFKSWAPSQYSIEKRYFKHAFSILKMFTIKPMGNQEVTLQFQEISVTTKTLKDGYFNFRIPFTSTLEAGWHSCNVICKHGDFHMISSGEILKPYLGKYGIISDIDDTFLISHSANIFKKLYVMLTQNIDGRKVFDEVPKHYQALSRAGQKNKHSFNSFFYVSSSEWNLYPFIVAIANKYKLPKAVIKLKKIKTGLGDFLFTGGGNHDHKFEKIKAIISFYPELHYVLLGDDSQKDPYLYERICKIFPENIKAVYIRQTDKKPKTNVITVGNNIASLQVDFLYFQKSVDAIAHSKKIGIID; encoded by the coding sequence ATGAAGATTGATATAAGTATCTATAGAGGATATATGAATGATAAAGAATTACTCATCTCTGGGCATGTGTTTAAATCATGGGCACCAAGCCAGTATAGTATCGAGAAAAGATATTTTAAGCACGCCTTTTCTATCTTAAAAATGTTTACTATAAAACCAATGGGCAATCAAGAAGTAACCTTACAATTTCAAGAGATCTCTGTTACCACAAAAACACTAAAAGATGGCTATTTTAATTTTAGAATTCCTTTTACGAGCACTTTAGAAGCGGGTTGGCATTCTTGCAATGTTATTTGTAAACATGGGGATTTTCATATGATTTCATCTGGCGAAATTTTAAAACCTTATCTTGGAAAATATGGTATTATTTCTGATATAGACGATACTTTTCTCATCTCTCACAGTGCTAATATTTTTAAAAAACTGTATGTAATGCTCACTCAAAATATAGATGGGCGTAAAGTTTTTGATGAGGTGCCTAAACACTATCAAGCATTAAGTAGAGCAGGACAAAAAAATAAACATTCTTTCAATTCCTTCTTTTATGTCTCTAGTAGCGAATGGAATCTATATCCTTTTATAGTGGCAATTGCAAATAAATATAAACTACCGAAAGCAGTTATTAAATTAAAGAAAATAAAAACAGGATTGGGTGATTTTCTATTTACAGGAGGTGGAAATCACGATCATAAGTTTGAGAAAATTAAAGCCATTATTTCATTCTATCCAGAGTTACACTATGTTTTGTTGGGAGATGATTCTCAAAAAGATCCCTATTTATATGAACGTATCTGTAAAATTTTCCCAGAAAATATCAAAGCTGTCTATATCAGGCAAACAGATAAAAAGCCCAAGACCAACGTAATTACAGTAGGCAATAATATAGCAAGTTTACAGGTAGATTTCTTATACTTTCAAAAAAGTGTAGATGCCATTGCACACTCCAAAAAAATAGGCATTATAGACTAA
- a CDS encoding amidohydrolase family protein, with amino-acid sequence MKHIKTTIGIILLLIVHTTSYGQAFSRQVTPYIAIQDTVVALTNVTLIDGTGNAVKYQQDILINNHKIAAIGKTGTIEFPENTTLIDGTGKTVIPGFVMLHEHLFYAKPHNGNYKGVHMTNTFPQMYLAGGVTTMRTAGSFEASADLNIKNLINQGKMVGPAMDVSTPHVERLGFIPQLQSLYGDENIENWLHYWFDKGITSVKVYNNITKEDLKKIIEVSHARNIKVTGHLCSITYEEAANLGIDNLEHTFMAATDFVADKQENDCVRGERSLNELADDDPKLLALMQLLIDKNVTLTYTPTVFEPYTNREVIIGGGHVALAPYLLEQQQAIYDHSIHTKRDSLSLLSFQKEMRRVLKFHAMGGNIVVGTDPTGSGKTIAGYANQRLIELLIETGFSIEESIKLATLNGANYLEIADTTGTITVGKNADLILMNGDLSKDIRSIRNMEIVFKNGVGFDSKKIFEAVKGKVGAY; translated from the coding sequence ATGAAACACATAAAAACAACTATAGGAATAATCCTCCTTTTAATTGTTCATACCACCAGCTATGGACAAGCCTTCTCTAGACAAGTAACTCCCTATATTGCTATCCAAGATACTGTAGTTGCTCTTACCAATGTAACCCTAATTGATGGAACTGGTAACGCAGTAAAATACCAACAAGATATTTTAATTAACAACCATAAAATTGCTGCTATTGGCAAAACAGGAACTATTGAATTTCCTGAAAATACCACTTTGATTGATGGAACAGGAAAAACAGTGATTCCTGGATTTGTGATGTTGCATGAACACCTATTTTATGCAAAACCCCATAATGGCAACTACAAAGGCGTGCATATGACCAATACATTTCCGCAAATGTATTTGGCAGGAGGTGTAACCACCATGCGAACTGCCGGAAGTTTTGAAGCCTCAGCAGATTTAAATATCAAGAACCTCATCAACCAAGGAAAAATGGTGGGGCCAGCCATGGACGTGTCTACACCTCATGTAGAACGATTGGGATTTATTCCTCAATTACAATCGCTTTATGGTGATGAAAATATCGAAAATTGGTTGCACTATTGGTTTGACAAAGGCATTACCTCTGTAAAAGTCTATAACAACATTACCAAAGAAGATTTAAAAAAGATAATTGAAGTTTCGCATGCTAGAAACATCAAGGTAACTGGGCATTTATGTTCTATCACTTATGAAGAAGCAGCCAATTTAGGCATCGATAATCTAGAACATACCTTTATGGCAGCCACCGATTTTGTAGCGGATAAACAAGAAAACGACTGTGTAAGAGGCGAACGTTCCTTAAATGAGTTGGCTGATGATGATCCAAAGTTATTGGCTTTAATGCAGCTTCTAATCGATAAAAATGTAACCTTAACCTATACACCTACTGTATTTGAACCCTATACCAACAGAGAAGTTATTATTGGCGGAGGTCATGTGGCACTAGCCCCCTATCTCTTAGAACAGCAGCAAGCAATCTATGATCATTCCATACACACCAAAAGAGATTCTTTGAGTTTGTTAAGCTTTCAAAAGGAAATGAGACGCGTATTAAAGTTTCATGCTATGGGTGGGAATATTGTAGTGGGAACAGATCCTACTGGAAGTGGAAAAACAATTGCTGGCTATGCAAACCAACGATTGATTGAATTATTGATTGAAACTGGTTTTAGCATAGAAGAATCTATAAAATTAGCCACCTTAAATGGTGCCAACTATTTAGAAATAGCCGATACAACAGGAACAATAACCGTTGGAAAAAATGCCGATTTAATACTGATGAATGGCGACTTATCAAAAGATATTAGAAGCATTAGAAACATGGAAATTGTTTTTAAAAACGGCGTTGGTTTTGATTCTAAAAAAATATTTGAAGCTGTAAAAGGAAAAGTAGGAGCTTATTAA
- a CDS encoding SDR family oxidoreductase — protein sequence MTKPTNFPAQSQTLPGKQSNMNPEPEIIREGYKGSDKLKNKVALITGGDSGIGRSIAVHFAREGADIAIVYLSETNDAATTKKLVEQEGKKCICLKADLQDTKQCEEVLQKCIDTYGKLNILVNNAAIQFPKDSIQDITMDDFTTTYKTNIFAYFYLTKLALAHLAEDDCIINTSSVTAYRGSEHLVDYASTKGAIVSFTRSLSKQLASKKIRVNGVAPGPIWTPLIPASFDDVTAFGKDTPLGRAGQPSEVAPAYVFLASKDASYITGQFIHVNGGEIVGA from the coding sequence ATGACAAAACCAACTAATTTTCCAGCACAAAGCCAAACACTTCCAGGCAAACAAAGCAACATGAATCCTGAGCCAGAAATTATAAGAGAAGGCTATAAAGGCAGTGATAAGTTAAAAAATAAAGTAGCACTCATTACAGGAGGAGATAGTGGTATTGGCAGAAGCATTGCCGTTCATTTTGCGCGCGAAGGAGCAGATATTGCTATTGTATACCTTTCTGAGACTAACGATGCAGCAACAACAAAAAAATTAGTGGAACAAGAAGGTAAAAAATGTATCTGTTTAAAAGCAGATTTGCAGGATACTAAACAATGTGAAGAAGTGCTTCAAAAATGTATTGATACATATGGTAAATTAAACATCTTAGTAAATAATGCAGCGATTCAATTCCCAAAAGATTCAATTCAAGATATTACTATGGACGACTTTACGACCACCTACAAAACTAATATTTTTGCCTACTTTTATCTCACTAAACTTGCCTTAGCACATTTAGCAGAAGACGATTGTATTATCAATACAAGTTCTGTAACCGCATATAGAGGTAGTGAACATCTTGTTGATTATGCCAGTACAAAAGGTGCCATCGTAAGCTTTACAAGATCGCTATCTAAGCAACTTGCCAGCAAAAAAATAAGGGTTAATGGGGTTGCTCCTGGTCCTATATGGACACCCCTAATTCCAGCTTCTTTTGATGATGTTACAGCATTTGGTAAAGACACTCCATTAGGGAGGGCTGGCCAACCAAGTGAGGTGGCACCTGCATATGTGTTTTTAGCTTCTAAAGATGCAAGTTATATAACAGGACAATTTATTCATGTTAATGGAGGTGAGATTGTTGGTGCTTAG
- a CDS encoding AraC family transcriptional regulator, whose amino-acid sequence MNIIEAYKPFEIQEIELVTWKQRPVKNNFFELVLVKSGSGTQCINYNELPYSKGSIFLLPPLKCHSFTIEQPSKFVFLKFNDSFFKHKNTITIDRNEWFKEASYILSNYNQLPGDIINSDIDRNHVSSLIEMILQESRNYGASSINLITSLMTGVLEVLIRNIKKSTYFEIPNNSDDRITKMLTYINENIDKTALLKVENLAEVFMMSPTYVSEFFKKQVHLSLREYIIKAKLKLVEIRLLNSDFTLTQIADELGFTDVSHLSKTFKRYAGTSLREFKNNGEYMLLKRASCTPTLNV is encoded by the coding sequence ATGAACATCATTGAAGCTTACAAACCTTTTGAAATACAAGAAATCGAATTAGTAACCTGGAAACAACGCCCTGTAAAAAACAATTTTTTCGAGCTGGTATTGGTAAAAAGTGGTTCAGGTACCCAATGTATTAACTATAATGAATTGCCTTATAGCAAAGGAAGTATCTTTTTACTACCTCCTTTAAAATGTCATTCATTTACTATTGAGCAACCTTCAAAATTTGTTTTTTTAAAATTTAATGATTCATTTTTTAAACATAAGAATACAATTACTATTGATAGAAATGAATGGTTTAAAGAAGCTTCCTATATTCTTTCAAACTACAACCAATTACCTGGTGATATTATTAATAGCGACATCGATAGAAATCATGTGTCTAGTTTAATTGAAATGATTTTACAAGAATCAAGAAATTATGGAGCCTCTTCTATCAATTTAATTACTAGTTTAATGACAGGCGTTTTAGAAGTACTTATTAGAAATATTAAAAAAAGTACTTATTTTGAAATTCCTAATAATTCAGATGATAGAATCACAAAAATGCTCACTTATATCAATGAAAATATAGATAAAACTGCCTTGCTTAAGGTTGAAAATTTAGCAGAGGTTTTTATGATGTCTCCTACCTATGTGAGTGAATTTTTTAAAAAACAAGTCCACCTGTCTTTAAGAGAGTATATTATCAAAGCAAAACTAAAACTTGTTGAAATTCGTTTGCTAAACTCCGACTTTACACTGACACAAATTGCAGACGAGTTAGGATTTACAGATGTGAGTCATTTATCGAAAACCTTTAAACGCTATGCAGGAACGTCTCTTCGTGAGTTTAAAAATAATGGCGAATATATGCTGTTAAAACGTGCTTCTTGCACACCCACTTTAAACGTTTAA
- a CDS encoding LLM class flavin-dependent oxidoreductase, which yields MNHRNTLYSILDLALVSEGQSLQHTFTNTLALAQSAEKSGYTRYWLAEHHNSENIGSSATSILIGYVAQGTQSVRVGSGGIMLPNHSPLIIAEQFGTLASLYPNRIDLGLGRAPGTDRETAEAIRADFMQASQMFPKELESIQTYFSADNKNAKVRATVAEGVEVPIYVLGSSTDSAHLAAKKGLPYAFASHFATTHLWNALDIYRSTFQPSATLKEPYVITGINVIIAETDAAAQRLSTSLIQLIYGLFTGKRQAVQPPTDMTPYFEQILQHPQVQQMLKYSFIGSKATVKAQVQEFMEQTQADELIVVTNIYDIDDRIRSYELFAEIMQELT from the coding sequence ATGAACCATAGAAACACTTTATATTCCATCTTAGATCTTGCCTTAGTATCAGAAGGGCAGTCTTTACAACATACCTTTACCAATACCTTAGCCTTGGCGCAAAGTGCCGAAAAATCAGGATATACCCGATATTGGTTGGCAGAACATCATAACTCAGAAAATATTGGGAGTAGCGCTACTTCTATTTTAATAGGCTATGTAGCGCAAGGAACCCAATCCGTTCGTGTAGGTTCTGGAGGCATCATGCTGCCCAACCATTCACCCTTAATTATTGCAGAGCAGTTTGGTACCTTAGCCTCTCTCTATCCCAATAGAATCGATTTAGGCTTGGGAAGAGCTCCAGGAACGGATCGTGAAACTGCAGAAGCTATTAGAGCCGATTTTATGCAAGCTTCTCAAATGTTTCCAAAGGAATTAGAAAGCATTCAAACCTATTTTTCTGCGGATAATAAAAACGCTAAAGTTCGTGCTACTGTAGCAGAAGGTGTGGAGGTGCCTATTTATGTGTTAGGTTCTAGTACAGACAGTGCACATTTAGCTGCCAAAAAAGGATTGCCTTATGCCTTTGCGAGTCATTTTGCTACGACCCATTTATGGAATGCTTTGGATATTTATCGCAGCACTTTTCAACCGTCAGCAACGTTAAAAGAACCTTATGTCATTACAGGAATCAACGTGATTATTGCAGAGACTGATGCAGCAGCACAACGTTTGTCAACTTCCTTAATTCAACTGATTTATGGGTTGTTTACAGGAAAACGACAAGCAGTACAGCCACCTACAGACATGACTCCTTATTTTGAGCAGATTCTACAACATCCACAGGTGCAACAAATGCTAAAGTATTCGTTTATAGGGAGCAAAGCCACTGTAAAAGCTCAGGTACAAGAATTTATGGAGCAAACCCAAGCAGACGAATTGATTGTTGTTACCAATATTTACGATATCGACGATAGAATTCGTTCTTATGAATTATTTGCAGAAATCATGCAGGAGTTGACTTAA
- a CDS encoding alpha/beta hydrolase family protein: MPRAISPYKTRQQKCTNNPSTKKMNLRNLLFKLVIVLTIIACQPTNKQTKIPATQVKEAINKENVVFTSEGIQLAGTLYSPVNPHAAVVLVHGSDSVPRMKKLATLLVKNNVLVFTYDKRGVGESGGVYAGPEVGTNNISRENLHLLAKDASAAVQLIHTKNKDVPIGLLGASQAGWIIPIVANKNPFVQFMVLFSAPTITTLEQLRFQFYTNGRTDFWEHTTEKDAREHIKDDPDRYQFEPMDPKEVLKTLSIPGLWLFGEKDIQIPVKMCIEQINTLKLENKPFEYVLFPSLGHHTYQEEPINISLNWIKQQTVTSKNALNNLN, from the coding sequence ATGCCTAGAGCCATATCACCTTATAAAACCAGGCAACAAAAATGCACTAACAATCCATCAACAAAGAAAATGAATTTAAGAAATCTACTTTTTAAGTTAGTGATAGTCCTCACTATAATTGCTTGTCAACCAACCAATAAACAGACAAAGATTCCTGCTACTCAAGTAAAAGAGGCTATAAATAAAGAAAATGTAGTATTTACTAGTGAGGGAATTCAATTAGCAGGTACTTTGTATAGTCCTGTAAACCCTCATGCAGCGGTTGTGCTTGTTCACGGTTCAGATTCAGTGCCTCGAATGAAGAAGTTAGCTACCTTATTAGTAAAAAATAATGTGTTAGTTTTTACGTATGATAAACGAGGTGTTGGAGAATCTGGAGGTGTTTATGCAGGACCAGAAGTTGGGACTAATAATATTAGTCGTGAAAATCTACATCTATTAGCAAAAGATGCCAGTGCTGCTGTTCAATTAATTCATACAAAAAACAAAGACGTCCCTATTGGTCTTCTTGGCGCAAGTCAGGCTGGGTGGATCATTCCAATCGTTGCAAACAAGAATCCATTCGTCCAATTTATGGTGTTGTTCAGTGCCCCAACCATTACTACGCTCGAACAATTAAGATTTCAATTTTATACCAATGGAAGAACAGATTTTTGGGAACATACTACAGAAAAAGACGCACGTGAGCATATTAAAGACGACCCTGATAGATATCAATTTGAACCTATGGATCCAAAAGAGGTTTTAAAAACGCTTTCGATTCCTGGTTTATGGCTATTTGGAGAAAAGGACATTCAAATTCCTGTAAAAATGTGTATCGAGCAAATCAACACCCTAAAATTAGAAAATAAACCTTTTGAATATGTTTTATTTCCTTCTTTAGGGCACCACACGTATCAAGAAGAACCTATAAATATTTCGCTAAATTGGATCAAACAACAAACTGTAACTTCTAAGAATGCTTTAAACAACTTAAATTGA
- a CDS encoding zinc-binding alcohol dehydrogenase family protein, which yields MKAVGYKQNLPINNVNSLQDIEIEKPKATGRDILVEVKAISVNPVDYKIRANRPAPNENWSVIGWDATGIVTQVGEDVTLFKVGDEVWYAGDLTRQGSNAEYQVVDERIVGKKPSSLSFVEAAALPLTSLTAYEMLFHRLQVSKDDANKSILVIGAAGGVGSILVQLAKKLTKLNIIATASREETTSWLQELGSDTVVNHRHKLSEEFEKYNLPAPEYVVSLNATEQHVDEIVKLIKPQGKFGFIDDPKVMNVMPFKGKSVSTHIELMFTRSMFQTEDMIEQHNILNEVSALIDKGIIRTTVGENFGTITAENLRKAHAFLETGKAKGKIVLEGF from the coding sequence ATGAAAGCAGTAGGATATAAACAGAATTTACCTATAAACAATGTAAATTCTTTACAAGACATAGAAATAGAAAAACCAAAAGCGACAGGCAGAGATATATTAGTGGAAGTAAAAGCCATTTCAGTGAATCCTGTTGATTATAAAATTAGAGCAAACAGACCAGCTCCCAATGAAAATTGGAGCGTAATTGGTTGGGATGCTACAGGAATTGTTACACAAGTAGGGGAAGATGTTACCCTTTTTAAAGTAGGTGACGAAGTATGGTATGCAGGCGATCTTACACGTCAAGGAAGTAATGCCGAATATCAGGTGGTAGATGAACGTATTGTAGGTAAAAAACCTTCAAGTTTATCGTTTGTGGAAGCTGCAGCTTTACCATTAACTTCATTAACAGCGTACGAAATGTTGTTTCACAGATTACAAGTTTCTAAAGACGATGCCAACAAATCCATTTTAGTTATTGGTGCTGCTGGTGGAGTAGGTTCTATTTTAGTGCAATTAGCTAAAAAACTAACAAAACTGAATATTATTGCTACGGCTTCTCGTGAAGAAACTACTTCTTGGTTACAAGAATTAGGTTCGGATACAGTTGTTAATCACAGACATAAATTGAGTGAAGAGTTTGAAAAGTACAATCTTCCTGCACCAGAATATGTAGTAAGTTTAAATGCTACAGAACAGCACGTAGATGAAATTGTAAAGTTGATAAAACCACAAGGTAAATTCGGATTTATTGATGATCCTAAGGTAATGAATGTGATGCCATTTAAAGGGAAATCAGTGTCAACACATATCGAGTTAATGTTTACACGTTCTATGTTTCAAACGGAAGATATGATAGAACAACACAACATTTTAAATGAAGTGTCAGCATTGATAGACAAGGGCATTATAAGAACTACAGTAGGTGAAAATTTCGGAACTATTACTGCAGAAAACCTTAGGAAAGCTCACGCTTTTTTAGAAACAGGAAAAGCAAAAGGGAAAATCGTTTTAGAAGGCTTCTAA
- a CDS encoding diacylglycerol/lipid kinase family protein, whose product MKKNILLVLNPTAGSLNVELVLSKTKHWSQKLETQLKVYKTTGNNDEGKIKHLLNTSTYSRILVAGGDGTLKMVASVVIDTPIILGILPYGSANGLATSLAIPKDIDQQLEIAFTKDAMDMDTILVNDVLCVHIADMGINAELIYNYEKTASSGMLGYALQVIPTLFKSGAPYDFKISINDKVMKEKGVLLAFANAEKYGTGARINPDGKINDGKFEVILYKKLSIREILKTFFKNWSVQKTSVATYSTTSVSIGCKKPVPLQVDGEYIGEFKDFSAQINPKSLRVAVQ is encoded by the coding sequence GTGAAAAAAAATATTCTTTTAGTCTTAAATCCAACAGCAGGTTCTCTTAATGTAGAACTTGTATTGTCTAAAACAAAACACTGGTCTCAAAAATTAGAGACACAGCTGAAGGTCTATAAAACCACTGGAAATAACGATGAAGGCAAGATTAAACACTTATTAAACACAAGTACATATAGTCGTATACTAGTTGCTGGAGGCGATGGTACTCTAAAAATGGTCGCTTCTGTGGTAATAGATACACCTATAATATTAGGTATTTTACCTTACGGTTCTGCCAATGGTTTGGCTACCTCCTTAGCAATTCCTAAAGACATCGATCAACAATTGGAAATAGCCTTTACAAAAGATGCTATGGATATGGATACTATTTTAGTAAATGATGTTTTGTGTGTGCATATTGCAGATATGGGTATCAATGCTGAATTGATTTACAATTACGAGAAAACAGCATCTAGTGGCATGTTGGGGTATGCGCTTCAAGTGATTCCTACATTATTTAAATCTGGCGCTCCTTATGATTTTAAAATTTCGATAAATGATAAAGTGATGAAGGAAAAAGGGGTGTTGTTAGCTTTTGCTAACGCAGAAAAATATGGCACAGGTGCTCGTATTAATCCAGATGGCAAAATTAATGATGGTAAATTTGAGGTAATTCTTTATAAAAAATTAAGTATCCGAGAAATTTTGAAAACCTTTTTCAAAAATTGGTCGGTGCAAAAAACATCTGTAGCTACTTATAGTACAACCTCTGTGTCGATTGGTTGTAAAAAACCTGTCCCGCTTCAAGTAGATGGCGAATATATTGGGGAATTTAAAGATTTCTCTGCGCAGATAAATCCTAAAAGTTTACGAGTGGCTGTGCAATAA
- a CDS encoding EthD family reductase, translating into MIKVSVLYPNSKDIQFDAEYYKNTHLPMITKLVGSALKGLELDLGIGSRVPGEPAPYVAIAHLKFESVVVFQESFGPHAAVFAADVKNYTNVQGVLQISELIPF; encoded by the coding sequence ATGATTAAAGTATCCGTTTTATATCCCAACAGTAAAGATATTCAGTTTGATGCTGAATATTATAAAAATACGCATTTACCCATGATTACAAAATTAGTAGGGAGTGCTTTAAAAGGATTAGAATTAGATTTAGGCATCGGAAGTCGAGTTCCTGGAGAACCTGCACCTTACGTAGCCATTGCTCATTTAAAATTTGAGAGTGTTGTCGTTTTTCAAGAGTCTTTTGGACCTCATGCAGCCGTTTTTGCAGCCGATGTTAAAAATTACACCAATGTACAAGGTGTACTTCAAATAAGTGAATTAATACCCTTTTAA
- a CDS encoding carboxymuconolactone decarboxylase family protein produces MTTLKIHNLETAPEASKTLLEKSLKSNGMIPSLHGVLAGSPQLFEAYQTLHKLFTESSFNKEELTVVWQTINVEHACHYCVPAHTGIAKMMKVDDSITDALRNETPLADAKLEALRTLTLTITRNRGQVSQEELEAFYAAGYGEQQVLDIILGLSQKVISNYTNRIANTPVDAPFKKFAWEKK; encoded by the coding sequence ATGACAACTTTAAAAATTCACAATTTAGAAACAGCACCAGAAGCAAGTAAAACGTTATTAGAAAAATCATTAAAATCGAATGGAATGATTCCTAGTTTGCATGGTGTTTTAGCAGGTTCTCCGCAATTATTTGAAGCCTACCAAACGTTGCATAAACTATTTACAGAATCATCTTTTAACAAGGAAGAATTAACAGTGGTATGGCAAACCATTAACGTAGAACATGCCTGTCATTATTGTGTCCCTGCACATACTGGTATTGCAAAAATGATGAAAGTAGATGATAGCATTACTGATGCGTTGCGTAACGAAACACCTTTAGCGGATGCAAAGTTAGAGGCATTAAGAACCTTGACCTTAACGATTACTAGAAATCGTGGACAAGTTTCACAAGAAGAGTTGGAGGCTTTTTATGCAGCTGGTTATGGCGAACAACAAGTTTTAGATATTATTTTAGGATTGTCGCAAAAAGTAATCAGTAATTACACCAATCGTATTGCAAATACGCCTGTAGATGCTCCCTTCAAAAAGTTTGCTTGGGAAAAAAAATAG